From the Halichoerus grypus chromosome 3, mHalGry1.hap1.1, whole genome shotgun sequence genome, one window contains:
- the LOC118535827 gene encoding disintegrin and metalloproteinase domain-containing protein 20-like has product MAEYGGSIMAVGEVLVHVRITVPILWLRVFLLLSGWSHVGHSYRHGPPEVAIPLRITGTNIVKKPPGWISYCLHFGGQRHVFHIKVKKLLLSKNFPVFTYTDQGALVEDQPFIQKDCYYHGYVEGDPDSLVSLSTCFGGFQGILQINHIVYEILPKRLSTTFEHLVFKMYGEEKQFSPMRCGLTDEKIAQQMKFQESNNSTLQSGYKRLWTHKKFVEMAVVVDHNRYAYREYNVTTVELEVITTMNNVNTFYQPLNIDVSLVGMEVWNEGNPVEIKNMDILVDLFCAWKEKGFSARVPHDAAHVFVKRGYGTFGISYVGSVCNYNTNCAVDAFTSDDLGFFAFVVSHELGHSLGMWHDEETCKCADNVCIMHAAQSWATKFSNCSYAQYWHTSAGSRCILHPPTAERTFKSTRCGNGVVEEGEECDCGSLNLCTKDPCCQLDCTLSPGATCAFGLCCKDCKFTPSGDVCREQANECDLPEWCDGTSDQCPEDVHVQDGVECTGGGYCYEKRCNSRDELCSKLFGPNAKSASQICYSTVNIQGDRFGNCGLKNNQFIKCNTSDTLCGRVQCKDVTTIPTLRHHSTLHWLHLNDSICWGIDFHYGMPLPDLGEVKDGTECGKEHICVRRKCIPLAYLKTNCSPETCNRNGVCNNRHHCHCGNEWDPPDCRVKGKGGSVDSGPPPIGNEIEVPQKKQQKKAYQLLFWLIPSSNMKKFLKDKKNVKGTEELTESPLKSQT; this is encoded by the coding sequence ATGGCTGAATATGGTGGCTCCATAATGGCTGTGGGTGAGGTCCTGGTACATGTGAGGATCACTGTCCCCATTCTCTGGCTGAGGGTGTTTCTGCTCCTTTCTGGATGGTCCCATGTTGGGCATTCCTATCGCCATGGTCCCCCAGAAGTGGCGATTCCTTTGAGGATAACAGGCACTAACATTGTCAAGAAACCTCCAGGCTGGATCTCTTACTGCCTGCATTTTGGAGGCCAGAGACATGTTTTCCATATAAAGGTCAAGAAGCTTTTGCTGTCCAAAAACTTCCCAGTGTTCACATACACAGACCAGGGTGCTCTTGTTGAAGACCAGCCATTTATCCAGAAAGATTGCTATTATCATGGCTATGTGGAAGGGGATCCGGATTCCCTGGTTTCTCTGAGTACCTGTTTTGGGGGCTTTCAAGGAATATTACAGATAAATCACATTGTTTATGAAATTTTACCCAAAAGGCTTTCTACCACATTTGAACATCTGGTATTTAAGATGTATGGCGAGGAGAAACAATTCTCACCCATGAGGTGTGGATTGACAGATGAAAAAATAGCACAACAAATGAAGTTTCAAGAGAGCAATAATTCCACTTTGCAAAGTGGATATAAACGTCTGTGGACGCACAAGAAATTTGTTGAAATGGCAGTGGTGGTAGACCACAATCGATATGCTTATCGTGAATATAATGTCACAACTGTGGAACTGGAAGTGATTACTACTATGAACAACGTAAATACCTTCTATCAACCACTAAATATTGATGTGAGTTTAGTTGGAATGGAGGTCTGGAATGAAGGAAACCCTGTTGAAATAAAGAACATGGATATACTCGTGGATTTATTTTGCGCCTGGAAGGAAAAAGGCTTTAGTGCCCGTGTGCCCCATGATGCTGCGCATGTTTTTGTAAAAAGAGGATATGGTACGTTTGGCATATCTTATGTTGGATCAGTATGTAACTACAATACTAATTGTGCAGTGGATGCTTTCACAAGTGACGATTTGGGCTTTTTTGCATTTGTTGTGTCACATGAGCTCGGTCATTCTCTGGGTATGTGGCATGATGAGGAAACATGTAAATGTGCAGACAATGTGTGCATAATGCATGCAGCACAGTCTTGGGCAACTAAGTTCAGCAACTGCAGTTATGCTCAATATTGGCACACCTCTGCGGGATCAAGATGTATCTTGCACCCACCCACTGCAGAGAGAACCTTCAAGTCTACACGCTGTGGGAACGGTGTGGTTGAAGAAGGGGAAGAGTGCGACTGTGGCTCCTTAAATTTGTGTACAAAAGATCCATGCTGTCAGTTAGACTGTACTCTGAGTCCTGGGGCTACTTGTGCTTTTGGGCTTTGTTGCAAAGACTGCAAGTTCACGCCATCAGGTGATGTATGTAGAGAACAGGCAAACGAATGTGATCTTCCCGAGTGGTGTGATGGGACATCCGATCAATGCCCAGAAGACGTGCATGTGCAAGATGGAGTCGAATGCACAGGTGGTGGCTACTGCTATGAAAAGAGGTGCAACAGCCGGGATGAACTGTGTAGCAAACTTTTTGGCCCAAATGCCAAGAGTGCGAGTCAGATTTGCTACAGTACAGTGAATATCCAAGGGGACCGTTTTGGTAACTGTGGTCTCAAGAACaatcaatttataaaatgtaataccTCAGACACCCTGTGTGGGAGGGTGCAGTGTAAGGATGTGACAACAATCCCCACTCTGAGACACCATTCTACTCTGCACTGGCTTCACCTCAATGATAGCATCTGTTGGGGTATAGACTTCCATTATGGGATGCCCTTGCCTGATCTTGGGGAAGTGAAAGATGGCACAGAGTGTGGCAAAGAACATATCTGTGTCCGAAGGAAGTGTATCCCTTTGGCCTATTTGAAAACCAATTGTTCGCCTGAGACCTGCAATAGGAATGGGGTCTGCAACAATAGACATCACTGCCATTGCGGCAATGAGTGGGACCCCCCTGACTGCCGGGTTAAAGGCAAAGGAGGTAGTGTGGACAGTGGCCCACCCCCAATAGGAAATGAGATTGAAGTGCCACAGAAGAAACAGCAAAAGAAGGCTTACCAGCTATTATTTTGGTTGATTCCTTCTTCG